CGATATGCTAACAACGCTGTCCAGCGGTTTCTTGAACGGGAGGCGGAGGACTGAATGAACTTCGAGGTCTTCGTCGTGGGGGGGATCCTCCTGGTCGCGGTGGTCCTGTTCGTCACCGAGAAGATCCGGGTAGACCTCGTCGCGTTGATGGTGATGCTGGTGCTCGTCGTGACCGGCATCCTCGAGGGCGAGCAGGCGATCATGGGCTTCGCCAACGAAGCCGTCATCACGATCGCTTCCGTCCTGGTCCTGAGCGGCGCCCTGATGCGGACCGGGGTGGCTCATTTCATCGGCCAACGGGTCCTGGCGGCATCGGGCGATGGCGTCGGCCGCCTCATCGCGGTGATGATGGCCACGGTGGGCCTCCTGTCGGGCATCATGAACGACATCGGGATCACCGCGCTCATGCTGCCGGTGGTACTGGACATGGCCCGCCGCATAGGGACGCCGCCCTCCAAGCTGCTCATGCCCCTCGCCTTCGGATCCCTGCTCGGCGGGATGACGACCCTGATCGGAACGGCGCCGAACATCCTCGTGAACGGGGCGCTGCAGGATGCCGGGTTCGAGCCGTTCGGGATGTTCTCGTTCACGCCCGTCGGGTTGACCGCGCTCGCGGTCGGAATCGTCTACATGACCTTCCTCGGGCGGCGCCTGTTCCCGGACCGGGATCCGAAGAAGGAATCGACGCCCGCGGATCTGGGCGGACTTTACGACCTGCGCGGCCTGATCGGCATGCTGAGAGCCCCCGAGAATTCCACCCTGGCGGGCAAGACACTGCAGCAAAGCCGCCTGGGCCAGGCCCTGGGTCTGAACGTCGTCGCGGTGCAGCGAAGCGGACAGATGATCCTCGCTCCCGGGACGGACTTCGTCCTGAACGGGGGAGACGAGATGGTGGTCGAAGGAACCCTCGAGAGGTTCGAAGCCCTGCGCGCATGGAAGCAACTGGAGATCGAGTCCAGAGACCGGACGCTGGGGCGGATCACCGACGCCTCCGTGGAGGTGGCGGAACTGGAGCTGGCGGAAGATTCATCGCTGATCAGGCGGACCGTTCGCGAGGCGAATCTGCGCCGGACCCGTCACCTGCACGTCCTCGCGATTCTGCGCGGCGATCGGGCACACCGCACGGGATTGCGGCTCATGACGCTCGCTCCGGGGGATCGCCTGCTGGTTGCGGCGAAGAGCGGGCGACTTGCCGCACTGGAGGAGGACAAGACCCTCGGAGCGGTCCATTCGGTGCCGGCAGGAGAACTGATCTCCCGCTACCAGATGGAAC
This portion of the Candidatus Palauibacter australiensis genome encodes:
- a CDS encoding SLC13 family permease, with protein sequence MNFEVFVVGGILLVAVVLFVTEKIRVDLVALMVMLVLVVTGILEGEQAIMGFANEAVITIASVLVLSGALMRTGVAHFIGQRVLAASGDGVGRLIAVMMATVGLLSGIMNDIGITALMLPVVLDMARRIGTPPSKLLMPLAFGSLLGGMTTLIGTAPNILVNGALQDAGFEPFGMFSFTPVGLTALAVGIVYMTFLGRRLFPDRDPKKESTPADLGGLYDLRGLIGMLRAPENSTLAGKTLQQSRLGQALGLNVVAVQRSGQMILAPGTDFVLNGGDEMVVEGTLERFEALRAWKQLEIESRDRTLGRITDASVEVAELELAEDSSLIRRTVREANLRRTRHLHVLAILRGDRAHRTGLRLMTLAPGDRLLVAAKSGRLAALEEDKTLGAVHSVPAGELISRYQMERRIQSVRISEDSLLAGQLLAETHLADAFGLTVVGILRADEELLMPDPDTRIEGGDVLLLRGRFEDLEILAGLQGLTVGDNRPLDFSRLESDTVGLAEASLSPRTTFAGKTIEELNFRENYGVSILAIWRNGEIYRSGLRRMELLPGDAFLLYGDRNKLALLVDHPDFLVMTEGATEAVRSRKAPVSALIMAGVLTSVISGLLPIFIAAPIGAVAMVLTGCLNIEEAYRCIEMKAVVLIAGMLSLGMAMQESGTAALVAEAVLGSLADFGPLAVVAGLFLITALSAQMMPTAAVAVLMSPIALSTAVSEGLSPHALMMTVAVASSCAFMSPVGHPVNLLVMGFGGYRFVDFIKAGFPLFILVMAVVLTVLPLVWQLAPAG